From Pusillibacter faecalis, one genomic window encodes:
- the mreC gene encoding rod shape-determining protein MreC translates to MKNFLKNNGLWVLFAAAVIAVALALMSVFSNTSSPLTNLANTIASPFRSAYTAVAEWFNDKQKYYQDYTGLEEENARLRQQIASMEAEIRQARDDSAENERLKELLGLQEERSDLTEDIVLATITEHAVTNWAATLTISRGTNDGLEVGDCVIDETGALVGTISAVGTNWATILTLVDTDTSLGAQVFRTGDLGVAQGDFSLMGENRLRLDYLPADCDLLGGDLVVTSGLGGFFPAGLVIGSVEELQMDDSGASSYAILAPAVDFSSLQQVVVIRSFDASN, encoded by the coding sequence TTCGCCGCAGCGGTGATCGCTGTGGCGCTGGCCCTGATGTCCGTGTTCAGCAACACCTCCTCTCCCCTGACAAATCTGGCCAATACCATTGCCTCCCCCTTTCGCTCGGCGTATACGGCAGTGGCGGAGTGGTTTAACGACAAGCAAAAATACTATCAGGACTACACCGGCCTGGAGGAGGAAAACGCCCGCCTGCGTCAGCAGATTGCGTCGATGGAGGCGGAAATCCGTCAGGCCCGGGACGACAGCGCCGAAAACGAACGGCTGAAGGAGCTTCTCGGTCTTCAGGAGGAGCGGTCGGATCTGACGGAGGACATTGTTCTGGCCACGATTACGGAGCACGCCGTCACCAACTGGGCCGCTACGCTGACCATCAGCCGCGGCACCAATGACGGCCTGGAAGTGGGAGACTGTGTGATCGACGAGACCGGCGCGCTGGTGGGCACCATCAGCGCGGTGGGCACCAACTGGGCCACGATTCTGACGCTGGTGGACACAGACACCTCTCTGGGCGCTCAGGTGTTCCGCACCGGAGACCTGGGGGTGGCCCAGGGCGATTTCTCCTTGATGGGGGAAAACCGGCTGCGGCTGGACTATTTGCCCGCCGACTGCGACCTGCTGGGCGGTGATTTGGTTGTCACCAGCGGACTTGGGGGCTTTTTCCCCGCGGGGCTGGTGATCGGTTCTGTGGAGGAGCTTCAAATGGACGACTCCGGCGCCTCCTCCTATGCAATTTTGGCCCCGGCCGTGGACTTTTCCTCCTTGCAGCAGGTGGTGGTCATCCGTTCCTTTGACGCCTCCAACTGA